The genome window GGGTTTTGGCGGGCGACCATCTTAAGGCGGCGAGCGACCTTGGCATCCCTCTCGTCGGGATCGGGCTCCTTTATTCCAAAGGGTATTTCCGGCAGTCCTTGAGCCCGGACGGTTGGCAACAGGAGCGCTACCCCCAGTACGACTTTTACCGGTTGCCCCTGACTTTGTGCCGAGGAGAGGACGACCGTCCGCTCCGGATCCGCGTCGAGTTTCCGGACAGCGAAGTACTGATCCAGGTCTGGAAAGCGCAGGTCGGCCGGATCGAGCTCTACTTGCTGGACTCGAACGTCTTGGAGAACTCACCGGACGAGCAGTCGATCACCGACACGCTTTATGGCGGCGACGAAGACATGCGGATCCGCCAGGAAATCATCCTGGGGATGGGAGGCTACCGTGCGCTGGTCGCGCTCGGAAAGACCCCGACGGTCTGCCACATGAACGAGGGCCACGCGGCGTTCCTGGCACTGGAGCGGATCAAGCAGTTCATGACCGACCACGGGTGCGACTTCCGTACCGCCCGTCAGTGCTGCGTCTCAGGAAACGTCTTCACGACCCACACGCCCGTCCCGGCGGGGTTCGACCTCTTCCCTTCGGCCCTGCTCGAGAAGTACCTGAACAAGTCGGTCGGCGGACTTGGCCTGACATTGGACAAGCTTCTGGAACTCGGACGTTTCGATCCCCAGGACAAGGACGAGCGGTTCAATATGGCCGTCCTCGCGATGGAGAACTCCAACCACGTGAACGCGGTCTCGAAGCTCCACGCGAACGTCAGCCGAAGGATCTTCGGCCAGCGATGGTCGGATTATCCCGTCGAGGAAGTCCCGATCGATGCCGTCACGAACGGGGTCCATACGATGACCTGGATGGGCCGCCGGATGACGGAACTGCTCGACGAGTTCGCGGGCCCGACTTGGCGGGAGGATCCGAGCGCGCGTGACGTCTGGCGTTGCCTCGACAGCGTGCCCGACTCCCGGCTTTGGGAGATCCGGGAGAACGAACGGGGCGACTTGGTGCGCTATTGCCGCCGCCGCCTGCGGATGCAGCTCAAACGTGCCAGCTCCGGGCCGGTCGATATGGCCGCCGTCAACGACGTCCTCGATCCGCGAATCCTGACGATCGGCTTCGCACGTCGGTTCGCAACGTACAAGCGCGCGACCTTGTTGCTGCAGGACAAAGAGCGTCTGAAGAACCTGTTGTTCCATCCGGACCGGCCCGTCCAGTTCGTTTTCGCCGGCAAGTCCCACCCTCGGGACGACGGCGGCAAAAAACTGATCCAGGACATCGTCAATTTCATCAACAACGAAGGGGCGCGGAGCCGGATCGTCTTTTTGGAAGACTACGACATGTCGGTGGCCCGCCGGATGATCCAGGGCGTGGACGTCTGGCTGAACAACCCGAGGCGTCCTATGGAGGCGAGCGGGACCAGCGGCATGAAGGTCGTGCCGAACGGCGGTCTCAATTGCTCCGTCTTGGACGGCTGGTGGGCGGAAGCCTACGAGCGCGGCGTCGGTTGGGCCATCGGGGACGGCAGCGAGTTTTCCGACGAAGGCTATCAGGACTGGATCGACAGCCGGGCCTTGCACCACCTCATCGAAAGCGAGATCGCTCCTGTCTTCTATTACCGGACAGAAGGCGGTGTACCGACCGCATGGGTCGAGATGATGCGGCGCAGCATGAAGGAGCTCGCCCCCGTGTTCTCGACCCTACGGATGGTGCGCGAATATGCGAGCCGCTTCTATATGCCGTCGGCAGACGCCTTCCAGCACCTGTCCCAGAACGGACTCTCGAACGCCAAGTCGGTTTTGTACTGGCGCGACAGGATCCGGACCGCCTGGAAGGACGTCAGAGTGTTGCAGGTCTCGGACGATGCCAAGACGAAATACGTCATCGGCCAGGAGTTCAACGTGAAGGCCGTCGTCGACCTCGGGGCCCTGTCGCCGGACGACGTCCATGTCCAGACCTTGTCCGGCCAGGTCGCACAGAACAGGGAGTTGAGCCAACTGGAGCTTTCGAACATGACCCTTCAGAGTTCGGACGGGTCGAAACACGTGTTCACCGGAACGATCGGGTGTAGCCGCCCAGGGCACCGTGGCTACGTCGTCCGGGTCGTCCCGAACCACGAGGACGTCGTCGTGGCGGCCGAGCTTCCGATCGTCACGTACGAGCCTGAGCAGGTCTGACGCAAAAAAAAGCGGGCCGTCGGCAAAGACGGCCCGGACAGGAACGGAGTCGAACAGGAGTCAGGCTTGGACGTCGAGAAGGAGGCCCTTGCCCAGCCATTCGGCCAGAGTCTTCGAGTCGGCAGGCCTTGACCTGCGATCGAACTGAGGCCGAGGCTTGCGCCGGACCGTGATCGTTCGGAACTCTTGCCGATAGATCCGGACCAGTTGCTCGGGGGCGGGCTTCGAAACGTCCATGTGACCCTGATGAGGAAGCGGTCGAACGATAGACGATGAGAGCACGGACGGTGCCGGTCGTCCGTGCTCTCGATCAGATCCGGTAACGTGACCGGCCTAGCGGTAGTTCTCGAAGAGCGTACTGATGGACTCGTTCGTATGGATCCGCCGGATGGCTTCGCCGATGAGAGGCGCCGATGGCAAGATCGTCAGCTTCGGGAA of Armatimonadota bacterium contains these proteins:
- the glgP gene encoding alpha-glucan family phosphorylase, which encodes MRSLKYAHSFEVVRHLPEPLQPLTRLAYNYWWTWNHETRSMFRDIGKDLWDEVEHNPVELINRLSEDDVNRLSRDEVFQTKLSLCTKELDHYLSAKTWFDRKYPGRRDDTLIAYFSAEFGLTEALPIYSGGLGVLAGDHLKAASDLGIPLVGIGLLYSKGYFRQSLSPDGWQQERYPQYDFYRLPLTLCRGEDDRPLRIRVEFPDSEVLIQVWKAQVGRIELYLLDSNVLENSPDEQSITDTLYGGDEDMRIRQEIILGMGGYRALVALGKTPTVCHMNEGHAAFLALERIKQFMTDHGCDFRTARQCCVSGNVFTTHTPVPAGFDLFPSALLEKYLNKSVGGLGLTLDKLLELGRFDPQDKDERFNMAVLAMENSNHVNAVSKLHANVSRRIFGQRWSDYPVEEVPIDAVTNGVHTMTWMGRRMTELLDEFAGPTWREDPSARDVWRCLDSVPDSRLWEIRENERGDLVRYCRRRLRMQLKRASSGPVDMAAVNDVLDPRILTIGFARRFATYKRATLLLQDKERLKNLLFHPDRPVQFVFAGKSHPRDDGGKKLIQDIVNFINNEGARSRIVFLEDYDMSVARRMIQGVDVWLNNPRRPMEASGTSGMKVVPNGGLNCSVLDGWWAEAYERGVGWAIGDGSEFSDEGYQDWIDSRALHHLIESEIAPVFYYRTEGGVPTAWVEMMRRSMKELAPVFSTLRMVREYASRFYMPSADAFQHLSQNGLSNAKSVLYWRDRIRTAWKDVRVLQVSDDAKTKYVIGQEFNVKAVVDLGALSPDDVHVQTLSGQVAQNRELSQLELSNMTLQSSDGSKHVFTGTIGCSRPGHRGYVVRVVPNHEDVVVAAELPIVTYEPEQV